In the genome of Cellvibrio sp. KY-YJ-3, one region contains:
- a CDS encoding GNAT family N-acetyltransferase, which translates to MKIINLRSAPEHIPTIAQWHHAQWGYLNPGGTVATRIEKMQRYLSATAIPSMYICVDGDKVLGTAALVESDMDSHPELSPWLASVYVHADYRKQGIGALLVNKVVAVAKTLGYSPIYLFTPDQAHFYESLGWQFIAQESYRGGEATLMKIELA; encoded by the coding sequence TTGAAAATAATTAATTTACGCTCAGCACCTGAGCATATTCCCACCATCGCGCAGTGGCATCACGCGCAGTGGGGCTATTTAAACCCCGGCGGCACAGTCGCAACGCGCATTGAAAAAATGCAGCGTTACCTTTCGGCGACGGCAATACCAAGTATGTATATCTGTGTAGATGGCGATAAGGTATTGGGCACGGCAGCCTTGGTAGAAAGCGATATGGACAGCCACCCGGAATTATCGCCCTGGCTGGCAAGCGTGTATGTGCATGCGGATTATCGTAAGCAGGGCATAGGCGCGTTGTTGGTGAACAAGGTAGTCGCCGTCGCAAAAACGCTCGGCTATAGCCCCATCTATTTATTCACCCCCGATCAGGCGCATTTTTATGAAAGTCTGGGTTGGCAATTTATTGCACAAGAATCGTATCGCGGTGGCGAGGCGACCTTGATGAAAATTGAGTTGGCTTAA
- a CDS encoding GNAT family N-acetyltransferase, translated as MLALRQFEKTDEDLLVSYLNDTAQTHFLSARIPQPYTPEAARWWVETGSKLGITRAIVSNGIFVGSIGAIPGEFEKQKTAEIGYWVARPYWGQGIASEALQKFTHLLFESTDLIRLYASVMEGNVASATVLQKSGYKLEAVLQKAIYKNGSVFNELHYSRVRDE; from the coding sequence ATGCTAGCGCTAAGGCAATTTGAAAAAACAGACGAGGATTTGCTGGTTTCATATTTGAATGACACCGCCCAAACACATTTTCTCTCCGCAAGAATCCCGCAGCCCTATACACCTGAAGCAGCACGCTGGTGGGTAGAAACAGGCAGCAAGCTTGGCATTACCCGCGCCATAGTCAGCAATGGTATTTTTGTAGGCTCAATAGGTGCCATTCCCGGTGAATTTGAAAAACAAAAAACAGCAGAAATAGGTTATTGGGTGGCAAGGCCATATTGGGGGCAAGGTATTGCCTCAGAAGCCTTGCAAAAGTTCACCCATTTACTCTTTGAAAGCACAGACCTAATTCGGCTCTATGCTTCCGTTATGGAAGGAAATGTAGCCTCTGCAACAGTTTTACAAAAAAGCGGATACAAACTAGAAGCTGTTTTGCAAAAAGCTATTTACAAAAATGGCTCTGTGTTTAATGAGCTGCATTACAGTAGGGTGCGGGATGAATAA